The following nucleotide sequence is from Xiphophorus maculatus strain JP 163 A chromosome 22, X_maculatus-5.0-male, whole genome shotgun sequence.
TACCGTACATATAACAAATGCAATGTCAATTCATATATACGAAAAGTTTAAGCTATTGAAGCAACTAAGTTTATGTCATTGAAAGAAgatgaacaaattaaatgtgttaatCAGAAAACAATTCACATTTTTAGATGAGGGGAAAAACTAAAGAAGTTGAAGAGAAAGAAGTTCAAAGccaaaaaaattgaaaagacagatataaaaatatctataaaaatatttaaaaaaattttatgttgttttatcatAGTTGGAGAGAACAAAGTACAGTCTGTAAATCAGAACTATTTTGAATTAAGTGAATTTTTAGATTTAGGATAGctaagcttttgtttttcattttattgttttatttgcattaattttCTGAATTCCTGCGTATTctatgagccatttctcctatTTTCTCAGTTCATCTTTAGTTATTTGCCTTTCCTCACAACTGCACGCTGTTCCTAATCAACCTGTTCTTCTTTCAGTAACAAACTCTCCTGCTTAAATATCTGTTACGCAGGCATTAGTCAAATCTCCTTGCTAATGCCTTAAACCCGCTTCCTTGTGGTTCTCTCatggtttattattttgtatccTCCCCTGGAATGTGCTTTTTTTCGTAGGTTTTTGAATTTCCTTCAAGTGAAGTTGTTGACACTTTCTGAGACGGCTTCAGTtcatgggaaaaatattttatctcaattgttttctcccttttttcaCTCTCTGTTGATAAGAGtttaaaatatagtttaaaatattgcaatctcaaaaaagttttaaataatccAATCGCTTGTCTTGATCTTCATGACGTTCATGGGCATTAACTCAGAAAGGTTAGTTGGGTGTGCTAGTTGACCtagcatttatgtttttcagctgAGAGAGGCAATCAGCGTATCAGAAAAGCACATGGGAGAACATGCGACCTTCATTCGGGAAGAAAAAGGCAAAACTAGAACTGAACCTGAGACTTTCTTACTGAAAGCAGCCAAACCAATGCGAATAAAGGTGTCACCTTTcattaatggaaaaataacttGTTAAATGCCGAGTGTGGTGTGGTGAAAAATTAAGTGttgtcacttttaaaaatacaatcacTTCTTCTCAACTAGAAAGaaaagggagggaaaaaaattccAGGCTACtcttttgttaaaactattttctattttcttatcATAATCAATGGAAAATTTCAGATCTGAcaaagttttcataaaattgATGGGTGGAGAACAGCCAGAACTTCCATCACCCTAGAACTAATAAAACAGCCATATACTCTCTCACGTTTGActttgtcagaaatgtttagcTTGATAAATCTCAAAGGCTGAGAAAATAAAGGCTTGTGAGAGCTGCTAAGAATAAAGTTCAAACTTCCAATAACAAACTGTTCATAAGGCAGTAAAAGggaaaagcagaaacatgtGGCTGTGCAGTGTCTCCAACCTGGGTAATGTTCCAGAAAATTCCCAAGAAAGATATGTTTCACAGAGCTCTACGACAATAAGTGCAAGTTCAAATGACACTGATGTCTTAGTTGAGCCAATGTTGACGacccaaataaaacacacatcaaaaaaTATGTGGATGGTGTCTATCATTTGTTCCAGCTCATTAAAGAAAGTGACAATCATAAACTTTGTTCTTGTTGTAAAGCAGAGTCGGTACAAGAAccaccaaaaataaatctttacatAACCAgcagatctgcttttattgagCTGTACCAGAGGGTTCAGAGGGACTGCCAGATCttcttaaaaatttaaaatggagaCTGCTGAAGGCTGACATGAATGTCATGACTTTTCTCTAATCAACTAAAAATGTTATCTTACAATCTTTCACAGAGATATGGGAAAATGATTTTCCTAGTTGTTGAAATTCCAAATTCTCTTGTTTCTCAATAATAGCCAGTTTTGAGCGTTAACTGATGACCCCAGAGCAACTCCTAAAATATGAGAGAGGGCAtgtggacacacacacatgcaaatcTGTGGAGATTAGAAGATAAagtggagaagaaaaatatattttctgttctttctaaCATGTTTCGGACTGCACATTGAGGGACAAGCAGACAGAGAACCAGCCACACAACAACAAATAGCTCCGGTGATGGGAAAGTTTTTAACAATCGAGTCGACAGCTTGTAAATCAAGCCGTCAGTGACTAAATACAAGACTCTCACCTGAATTCACATCACCAAAGGTAAAATTGGCAATCCTGGTGATGAGAAAAACCTGTTTAGCTTTGCAGTAACCCACATATGGACCAGGTTAAAGAAAAATTTGGTCACCTTCAAATCATAATTTGCTTGAATGAACCCTCTTCTTTGTTAAATGcccacatttctttcttctcccTAATTTTGGATGTTGTTGACCATTGGTTATTTTTAGGGTTATGTCAACTCACCTGCTTATGGAAATTTCATAACAGAGTTTCAATACCTGGATGCCGCCATTAAATATTCAACACAAATCAGATCTCTATGTTCAACTCTAGTCTCATTTCTTTGAAATGCAACAAGTCAAGAGGCTAAACGTGGGAAGGAATGAAGAGCATGAGGTGTTAACTTTGTCCAACATTTATTGTGggtaattttaatattttagagataTTTTAAGGTGGCACTTCAGTGCATTAAGGACCTTGAAGGATCTTTTTCTGACCCATTAACCCCAAGCCTTCATTCTTGATAAAGTTAGTTGATGATTGCGATTTTATAATTTGTTTCTTCCAGTTTGTGTCTTTTCTTCATTATAGTAACGTCTCCATAAACACTTTGGACTGAGAGACAgacttttaaaatgatcacaTCCACACCATACTGCATGCGTGCAAGATTTGTGCTCATCAGAAAGCTTTATTTCATCTGGGCCTAGTGATTTTGAAGATCCTTGAATTATTCTTCATCACCTTTGCCAGTTTCTCTGGCTACAAACATTCCTGAGAGGGAACCTTTTTATGTATGTAAATCCTTAGCTTTTCTGTTCCCTCACTGTCTACTTGGGAACCTCCAGTTCTAAAACCATCaagtaaatactttattttatatgtgtttATACTGATCAGAGATCTCATGAGAACCAGAGATATCCATCAAATATTATTGCATCTCAGACAGATCTATATTGCCTGCTCTCCTTCCTCATAGTAACCAGGCTGGTCTTAAAGGCTGATGGGTGAAGCTCATTTGACAGATAGGGAGTTGGGCTGTTATCTAGCCTGCTTCCTGAGAGCCTGAGATCCAGAGAACATGAGGCAGACATTTCCCAGCTGACCCAGGAGGGAGAAATCCTTTGTATAGCTTGATGTGAAAGTGGATGTGAACATGTGTTGGAAGAGAAAACTTCAAAgtcctttcttctcttttccctTTGATCAGATAGTGCTCAGATTACGTAGCTGGAGATCCTTTCATACATGGTTTCATGAAAGCCTGTTGAATCCCCCATTACAGCTCTGACTGCTTATAAGTTTTCTGAATGTTCATTCACTACATCATTCCtgtatcattttattcttatcaGTAGTAGTTGTTTGTTCTTTGATATTCGTGTTTATACTTGTACCGTATGTTCTTggacttttaaatgtaaaaatgcagtTGGGTCTCCTGGAATTGTTAGATGTATTGGATTAAAGAGGAATAAATCAAAATGCTTACAtcttattttagcttttatatgtaaaaaacaaacaaacaaaaaaagcaacatgaaaTGCAGTGTTGCCACAGTTACCTTCAACATGTAATCCAACTACGGATTActgattaatgttttaaaatataaagcttTGTTGattactttatttcaaaatgaactATGTTAGATTACAATTTACTTTATGAGTTGCATCCAGTATCTGATGACAACACCCAGGTCATCCAGCCTCAACCGGCCTTTAAGCATTCATTGTGCAGCTTGAGGAAGCGCCGCGTTTTCATAGAGATGAGATGTAAAAAATGACGACAACCATCCGGTTACACACATTGCAAATCTGTGAATTTTAACACACTGATAACAAGTATTGCCCAGAATCCAGAGGACAGCCATCATTGTTAGCTCAGTTATATTGACAGTTTGTCAAAGAAATactgcttctcttttttttttttcatatgtatGTGTCTCAACATTCTGACATGTTTCCTGTCACTCAAAGATTTTACTGTTAATATGCAGGATAGTTTGGGTCAGTCTTTCTTTTGCATGTCTCCTTACATTGGGTTCCATGACAGAGAGCTGGTCAAAGCTCCCGTAAAAAGAATCAAACAAAGGGAGGCTGAAGGCTAGTAATGGTTTAAGTTGACCACTGAGGGAAGAGTGTGTAACTTTTAGGCTGGTCGTGTGACTGAACGTTATCCTGACCTCACATTGAAACATGTACTTGAGACTTGTATAAAATAAAAGGGATGAAGACAGACACcacagcaaaagaaaactgacCAACAAATGAATCTCCAGTCAAACAGAAAGAGCTGGAGCCACATTTCATCCCTCACTGCCCAGATTGACTGACATGTACAGGTTTCAGCACTATGTGACCAAGTGGTCTTAAAATATTCCAGCAtaatttcatcacattttagTAACTATGTGCCATAACCACTTCTCCAGCTAAGTTTTCCTGGCCTTAGGCAGACCAAGTGAAAGGTGAAATGAGGCAGAATCAGTCATTTCACACAAGCCCGATATTTCCTGGTGACACTCATGCTGCCagatttctgctcatttccGACAGTCACGGAGAAATACATCTCTGTCTTATTTTAATCTGTCTACTCTGCAATATAACTGACTCTGTTGATATTGTGCATTTACATGTAAGAGACATAATGATCATATAGTGCctctggaaagtattcacagcatttcccttttttcacattttgctatcTTGCAGCCttacttgaaaatgtattaaattaatatctTTCCTCAAAATTTGACTCAAATATACCTCATTATGATAATGTGATAAAAGGTTTTTGAGACTGTTgctaatttgttaaaaatagaaTGCCAAAAAATTCCCGTAAGTATTCATGgcttttgattaataatttgtTGATGCACATTTGGCAGAAATTACAGCCTCAAGTCTTTCTAAATGGGGTACTTGTGTGCATAATTTTGTGGAGaataatttaatacaatttgtaATAAGCCtgcaacataacaaaatgttgacaaaatgAAGAGCGTTAAACACTTTCCGGATGCACtgcatgaaaaacattaaatgtgtcACATTTCTGGTTCCAGTCAAAACTCTGGCAGCAGAATTTTGAACCAGCTGCAGACGAGATAATAGAGGCTGGTTAATGTCCAGATAAAGAGAATAACAATGGTCTAACCGTTAGGTGATCAAAGCAGAAAGCTCTGTTTTCACATCACAAttgtcatgttttatatttgtatattttatctttatattttatcagATACTGACACTGATACTAATGTTTTATGGTGACCAAACAggcagaaaaactgtaaaatagattatttgtgaaaatgcagccaaacagacaaaaacacctGCAGACACCACAAGTAACTGTTTTCCAGTCAATAAAACGAaacaaataacaacaacaaaaaaagataaatattgtcaccttcctaaaataatggactatgtaattttttttgcctaaagGCCAAAAGTGACTTttgcaaaaagtaaaaccaCCTAAAGAAGTCAGCATAAAACAATGTAACGTAAATAAGAGCAGGCTCAGTTTTGCAGACCTTAAATCTGTCAACACAATTCAAATTACAAAAAGTCATATTCTATAGAAGCAAACAAGACTGACAAGTTAGTCTCTTGGTTGCATACACTCATTTGTAAGGCTTTCCAGATGTAGGAATATTTCTTATAAAATGTGATAGATGCAAAAATGGACTGATATGTGAagaaattttattaattaattattcaacCATAAACTGACAAGACAAACCTTATCTCTGAATGTATCTCATACTGTACTGTAGATTAAAGATGCAGTATGCTGAAAACCATGTGGCAAGTCTTGACAAATGTTGGCTGAATTTCCTTATATGTAACTGTCAATGTTGATCAATGTCGAGCAGTTACAAGCTCTTTCCCAcctaaaattaagaaaattaaaaaacatttttcatttaccaCAGATGTGTTGAATTATCTATCAGTGAAAGGAAGCCTGTTTATTGGATGAAAACACATGCTGGAACAGAATGTAGATTCCACAGAAAAAGAACCAAGCCAAGATCTGAACAAGTAACTTTCAAGTTGTGACAACACAATGATAACTACTACTCCAATATTCAGCCTCAAATGTGTCCCGCCTTAACAAAGTATTTTCCTTAAACTCTTTATTAGTTGGATGAAATAGAGACAGCTGAATGAGCTCATCTACAGTGCATAGTAATTACTCTGCAAAAATCATGGAACATATTCAGATTATCAGTACCAGAGTTATTGATTCTCCTTTATTTATGATgcattttactaaaaataaaaattcttcagGATAATTACAAATTTGATGTTGACCAATGacttttgactttaaaaagctGTACTAGACAAGGCATCAACGGCAAAGCGAGGGTCCTCCTAACATCAGTCACTGTAGCAAACGGCTGCAAAGGAATAACAACTGAATAAGGgtgaaaacatcagttttatattgataaatattaacaattataatggaatttatttttttaactttagatccataaattaaagttaaaattccAAAGTAAATTTTAACATCTGAATCCATTTAATGCAATTAGCTTCCTAACCACAGATGATGAGGGAATCCTGATTAATAGTCAAACATCAAAATATGAtaaacccaaaaaaaaaaaaactgttaattaACTTTGCAAGACTgattaaataacttttaatagACACAGGGAGAAACTTTTgcccagaatgcactgcatGATACTGTATGATAccattttaatagaaataataataataataataataataataataataataataataataatatttggttttcactgttttttttgtttttgttacaataTAGCCACAGTCATGGCATACTTAGAGACTTTTCTGTGGCCTACACATAACTACtcttaataaattacaaacagtGACAAAAATTGAAGCAGTTGTATTTTGAGCACATTAGTCATCCTCAGAAATACTCTTCTGTGGACACTCGTACCTACAACGTCTGCAAGTCTTGTGCACAGAATGCGGAAATTATTTGTTGTAAGCATGGGGCGACTCTGGCCAGCTTGTTTAAAACATCTCACCACAAAAATCTTTGCGCAGGTAAACTGGCTTTTAACTGGCTGGATAAAATCAGCAACTATCAACATTTAGGAAGTCTTTTTCTACTTATTTGTGTGAAACTTCAGTCAGAAAAAGACATGCAACATGTTCATGCATCTTTTGTTGGGCATATCCCCACTACCATCTTCTTGTGTGGTTTTAAATTCAAACTCTTCATGGAGGGCATATCTGCGTAGCTGGCCACCTCGCTTGTCCTCTTCACAATCACCATGACACACACAGATTCACTGTCTCCAAACGCACTCACACTTGCTCATACAATTGCTGAGACACTCTTTTCAAACCATGCTAAACCTTTAGGCACAACAATACAGACTGAACCTAATCTCATAACCACCGGCCAATCAGAGGACTGGAAACCTAAGAGTGGAATTGATTGGCTGGTGGCCAGAGGGGCCAGTAATGGGGAAGGAGAACAAGAGGAGACAACCATTGTTGATTGATTACCATGAAAGACACTTTTGTTGCTGACTTGAAGGCAGGACACTGGGCTTGTATCTGTAGGAAATGCTGGCAGTCTTAAAATGGGTCACTGCTGCACTAACTTGCATACAAGTTACCTCACAAAGATAGCGATGTGTGCACGGATAAACTAGCCCTCCAAGCAGGAGTAACGTCCACAAATTATTAGCTGTGAGTAATATTGATTAGCCGCAGTTCAAAGGTTAACAGAGTAACGCCTTCTTTGAACAACActcacaacaaaatgtttttaagatcGACTTCACAGGCCATGACGTCAGCATTTCTGTGGGAAAATCAGGAGAGGACATCTGATCTTTCCACACTACAGGATATAAAAAACGATCTTAGGGAGGTCTGCGCGTGCTTGCTTCGGCGGCACCTTTTTGATTCCAAAGAAAATCAATCAGCGGCATTGGCGCACACTCCAAAAAGGCAATGATTTTAACTGCATCCTCAAGAAGATAAAACCTGAAAGATGTCCAGATTAATCTAAAGAAAAGAATGCAAATATGTTATTTACTGCTGTCTTGTTACAGCAAAACTTTATTATACGTAGATAAAAAGGACCATTATGGATGCGGCTAGCTTCCTCACAATTAGCCAagttttttatctgtttgattTTATCTTATTGAATTAACCTTTTGAAAACAGACACCTTTTTCTGGAATTTTATCTTTCACATAATAGGAAAGGAAACAATACAAGCCatcatttttatctgatttcaCCTCCAAACAGTCCTGTGCCCAATTTCCAATTTCCCTCTTTTTAATCTGTCACGACCcttcaacaacaacaatcaAAAAAGCATGTCACCTTTTTCCATATTACATTCAACAAACAAGTGTGACTTTTAGCAATCCTGGTGtgtttttggtaaaatgtcAACTTGCAAAAACCCTACGTTTAGAGTTCATTCAGAGGAGAAGATGCATGAAGGCATGACACACATCAAATGCAAGATCCAAGAACGCACTGAGATCCCACGTCCTGTTCACAATGCTGCTGCCTTTGCTCCAAAGATGAAAGATCTCACTGCATCAGCAGCATGGATAGAAAGAGACAGGGTTTGGTTCACAGCCAACATACACATTAGCATATTAGCTCATAGTGCCACCTAGCCACCTGTAGCCACACAACCATCTCTCTGTAACCACCCCCATGCTGCAACTCCTTCACTCTCACCTCATTCATCCATTCCCCCAAAGCCTTTGCACGAGAGTTGTGATTGCAAATGTGTGCTTCTCCATGCCAGCAGAGGCTTGCTGCCAGACTGTTTTGAGCTAATGAAGTGAACAGACTTAAATGCCAAGCAGACTTCCTTTGTTGTGTGCAAAGGGAGCTTCTTTAGTGTGCAATGAGTTAATCAATGTTGGATAGCCTCTATGACATCATCTGCAGAGTGTTCATCTAaccaaaagatgttttttaagtacattttggaataaacagctgcagcaagaAAAACTTGCGAAAAATTGCTGCCTTATTCTTTCTTGTTAACTTGCTTCAGAGGGGGAATTTTGTTGAGAATAAGTAGCAGAGGGAGTGTCCTGAAGACCAGTGGCAGCCTCCCTCTGTGGTTTCAATTGGCTGAGGCTGTTGTGAGTGAGTCCAGGGGAGGCCAGTAGGAAGATGAATGGTCTGGGAGCCTGCTGGGGGGGCAGGCAGCTGAGGAGAGCAGCTACCACCAGCTCTTAAAATCTAGGTACTCCTCTTCACAGCCACACACTGATAGAAAGCAGGAGTGGGCTTCAGACAGTATGAAGAGGGGGTGAAGGCAGTAGCGTAAGAAGCTTGGGGGAAATAAGAGGTCCTACCTGCGTGTTCACCTACTTCTGGCTGCTGCACCCCCTTCAACTAGCTGAGGCTCTcataaaaagacagattttaaGGGCTGACTCTCCTGGAAAGAAGAGATTTAAAAACTTgtgctttctttctgtttgcGATATCCATactcagaagaagaaaaaaaaaaaggattacaGTTCATACGCCTGTCCACTTGTTGCAATCTCTCTGAAGATTGTCTTTTCACTGGGTTACTTTGGAGACTTCTGGatacatccttcttaagtagcaGGTCTGAACTCCAAAAAGGATGGCATATGGACAAAAGATCCTGAGGTTGGCATTAACCCAGGGTTTATTCAGCCTGGCACCGAGCCTGTTGCTCTTCTCCCTCCTCCCTAACATCGTAACCGCAGATGAGTATGACTACTACAGCTGGCAGTCAGATAACTTCCACAACGGCCGCTTCTACACGAAGCAACCACAGTGTGTGGACATACCAGCTGACCTGCGCCTTTGCCACAACGTGGGGTACAAGAAGATGAGGTTGCCCAACCTCCTGGATCACGAAACCATGCCAGAAGTCAAGCAGCAGGCAGGCAGCTGGGTGCCCCTCCTGGCCAAAAGGTGCCATGCTGACACCCAGGTCTTTCTGTGCTCGTTGTTTGCGCCCGTATGTCTAGACAGGCCCATCTACCCATGCCGCTCATTGTGCGAGGCTGTCAGGGACAGCTGCGCTCCAGTGATGGAGACCTACGGCTTCCCCTGGCCAGAGATGCTGTCCTGCGATAAATTCCCCATTGATAACGACCTGTGCATCCCCATGCAGTTTGCCGGGAACCACGCCACGCAACCTCCAGGTAGGGACCAACCTATGCATCCTCACACATTTTATAACAATTTAACTAAGCCACCTGTCAGATTCAAGGCCCAATCTGTGGATAAACTTGACAAAAGTGATTTTGAACAAAACCAAGTTTTCATTCTAACATGTCTAATACCTAAAGGAGGCAAAGTTTTTTATAATTTGTGGCATGATTGAGCATGGAGTACAAGATTATTAGATTAATCAAAGgacaaaatatgtcaaaaaaccGTATCTGATTTTTGACACTAAAAGTACATTAAAGAACATGAAGTTGTTGATGTGcttattaacaaaaatgtttttagttttaatgaatAGAACAAATTCAATTCAGATTATTGCAGTAATGGAGAATCTGATCACTGATCATAGTGCCTGATGCTGCAGGATGACCTCAACCTGGAAAATTGATTGATGGATCTCTAAGaacaactttaacaaaaattcttaagatatatttaactttatttccgGGTCATAAAGAAGTGTGTTGTAGTTTAGTGTAGCTttgattacatattttttttacaaacagttTTAACAGTCGAAAGCTGTCACAACATCAACGTGGCAGTACTGACATGAAAGTTTAAGGCAGAAACTATCCAGAGGAGGTCAGGGAGGAGTGACAAGGGCAgaaagggtgtgtgtgtgtgtgtgcgtgcggggtggtggtgggggtgtgtgtgtgtttgtgtggttaGGGGTGGCTAAAGGGGAAAGTTCCCAAGTGGACAGTTTAGATCTCACATGCCTTCAGGGGAGGCGAGGATGGGAGACTCAGAGACTCCAGTTACTAGATTCTTTAGTAAGTTAAGATAAATGTCCTGTGATGACGTATCCATCTCCATGAAAAAAAAGGGGCAACACACCCCTGCACATGAACACACTCACCTTTATCAGCAGAGATCCAGTTACACCTAATCAATCAGCCTAACAAATGGGTTGATGAGGAATGTTTAATGTCAATGTGAATGACTCAGAGCCTGGTCTGCTCAGAGTCACTGAATGAACAAATACACTTCAAACATTaaggaataaaagaaagaagGTCACAAACGTTCTGATAGAGGATTCTGAGAAGGTGAAATGTACAGGTCtgacggggtgtgtgtgtgttagtattCCTCAAATTGTAAGGTCATTTTTCTGTAATTACTACATTGCGAGAACctattgttttctgttatgGGAGCCAAAGCCCATTCCCCATAAGAATTAGGGCTGTTTTGGGACTAGGGGTTAGACTTAGAGTTAGGCCTATACTCAATGATAAGATTTAGGGGAAGGATTTAActttagaaatgaatgaaaaatgaatggaagtcaatgcaaagtgtTTGTGAAGACAGGAAAACTTTgcgtgtgcctgtgtgtgtgggggtgtgcatgtagTACCTATGCAACCTCTTCACAAAGCAGTCGGAACTGAGGGAGCCTCAATGAGAAGGGACCGGTCCCCACTGTGTCCTGCTCTGCTCAACCTTTTGTTGGTTCTGGTAGACAGTGGGCCAATTAACTAGAAGGCCAATTACTGAGCTTCGATAATTAGTCGACATGACAGAGCAAGCGGGGTGGGCAGAGAATGGTAATCGCCAAGTATGATTGTTCCTGAGAGAGTCGAATGGAGAGGAGTGAAAGGAGGGGGGAAGGAGGAGAGTGAAGAGAGGCAGATGGAGCATAAAAGTGGAGAAAAGcttcttcctgctgcagaagAATTGTCTGGCTCTCTGCTTTCTTTAAGGAGCTTGAGGAAGGTTCTTTATTCctcaaataatttacatttctaTGTTGCTCTTGTCACCACATATTGAGTTTTTAGTagataaaaattaacttttttccaTTAGGTTTTATTCCCTAATATCCTAGACTGCTAAAGTAAATGAGCAAAGCattttcttcctgctgcttcaGAACACATCTTTGCTTTTTATCACAAATGTTCACAGCACTCTGTTACGTAATTGTCAGTACTTAAAAGTCTGACAATTATTGCTGGGTGATCCTTAAAGAGAATTAATGCACAACTAAGTTGTTCcgtttggggggaaaaaatggctGTTCTGTTTTAATAGGATTGCTTTCAGCTATGCAACATTTTGGCTAAAGAGTCATAATTCATCCTTACACATAGTCTCCAGAAAAAAAGGGAGGCAACTCAGACTTCTTCTGCCACCATGCTAGGAGATAATCAGTTGTTTGTttaaagtaattaattaatgaGTCAGGACATCAGTTCAAATTCAGgtggatgttttctttatttctgttattaataacaattagaaataaatataataaaccaGATAAAACACAACCAGGTCCTCAATTAAATTAAAGTGGAGCACCGTTTAACAATACTGTTTCTGTGTGCATTTTTGTGGCCGTGCATGACTATGTCTGTCTTTGAAACTGATATTAAACCCCTATCACTTCTCGCCTGAAGGCTCAGTGACATTTTCTTAAGATCCAAAGATTCTCAGGTGTTCCAATGAGGCCATCCCAAGGACAAGTTTTTGACTCCAAAAACACACCCCTACAATGCatacttacacacacacacccccccccccacacacaccccacacacacagaggcagccagcaataataaaaaaggaatttcaGCTAAGAACTCTGAGAAGAGGGTTTTCTGGGAACCCTCAGTCACACCGGAGGACACTGACGATTCTCTTCTGTTGGGATCATAGAGGGAATGTCGAGTAATCCAGCCAAATGTCAGAGTAGAGTCAATCAGGGGAATTATGCACT
It contains:
- the sfrp5 gene encoding secreted frizzled-related protein 5; its protein translation is MAYGQKILRLALTQGLFSLAPSLLLFSLLPNIVTADEYDYYSWQSDNFHNGRFYTKQPQCVDIPADLRLCHNVGYKKMRLPNLLDHETMPEVKQQAGSWVPLLAKRCHADTQVFLCSLFAPVCLDRPIYPCRSLCEAVRDSCAPVMETYGFPWPEMLSCDKFPIDNDLCIPMQFAGNHATQPPVSKVCPPCDNELKTDNIMEHYCASDFVLKMKIKEVKKEKGDRKLIAAQKKKKVLKQGVLRKKDLKKLTLYIKNGANCPCSQLENLGSNFLIMGRKVDQQLLLMSIHKWDKKSKELKFAIKYMKSHQCPSYHTVFQ